DNA from Sporohalobacter salinus:
ACTAATAACGCCTGAAAAATTAAAAAGAAAGATTAATATATCTAGAAAGGGAGAGACAAATTTAATTACCGTTACTGTTAATTATTCTGATCCGAGAATGGCCAAAAAAATTGCTAATACATTAGTGGAAAAATTTAGAGTAGAAAATCGTAAAATAAATCAGACTCAATTAGAGGGAGCCGGGCAATTTATAACTAGTCAATTAAAGCAGGTTAAGAGTAAATTAAAGGGGATGGAAGATAAGCTTTTACAGTATAAAGAAGATAAAAATGTAGTACTTCCTGAAAAGCAGGGTGAGATGATTCTAGAAAGATTAACAGAATTACAGACTGCTCAGGCTAAAGCTGAAATAAATTTAAAGCAGAGCAAAGCTAGTTTAAAGGAAGTCAAAAAACAGTTAACCAGTCAGAATAAAAGAGTTGTTTCTGCCAAAACAATTACTGATAATCCTTTAGTCCAACAATACCGTTCGGAATTGTCTAAACTTGAAGTAAAGTTAGCTGGTTTAAAAGAATCATATAAAGATGCTCATCCTAAAGTAATCGAAATTAAGACTAGAATTAAAAAGCTTAAGCAGAAATTACATAAGGCAGTAAAAGAAGTAGTTAGTTCTAAGACTAAAACAATTAATCCTCTTTATAGTGAGTTGAATCAAAAGTTATCTACTTTACAGACTAAAGCTATTGTTTTGAAGTCTCAATTAAAGAATTATCAACAACAGATAGAAAAGGTTAATAATAAATTAACTACTATACCAGAAAA
Protein-coding regions in this window:
- a CDS encoding GumC family protein, with product MEDLEEEVVEIDLREYFNIILRHKLILIILVVIAIVGSFFITSQLTRIYQTSTLLMVKQDKGVDNLFSQKLPIADLGNQIDKVATYIQILPTRSILQKVINELNLTSPKTDKLITPEKLKRKINISRKGETNLITVTVNYSDPRMAKKIANTLVEKFRVENRKINQTQLEGAGQFITSQLKQVKSKLKGMEDKLLQYKEDKNVVLPEKQGEMILERLTELQTAQAKAEINLKQSKASLKEVKKQLTSQNKRVVSAKTITDNPLVQQYRSELSKLEVKLAGLKESYKDAHPKVIEIKTRIKKLKQKLHKAVKEVVSSKTKTINPLYSELNQKLSTLQTKAIVLKSQLKNYQQQIEKVNNKLTTIPEKELKLARLKRERKVTKTVYTMLRERKEEVQIQKAMKTSNIVVIDPAIVREDPIKPNVKLNIVIAVILALFTGLGIIFLIEYLDTTVKTEREVNQITNLPVLGVIPDIESIDHDQGYGRGGK